TGAGAGAAAATGTCGTCCTCCTTCGTCCATTCCCCCGTAGCATCATTCCCCTTCTCTTATTCTCCTGTTTTTCGAGTTTCCTCAATTGCCGCAGGGAATGGATCAAAATCTTTCTTACGACGCGGTGATAGCGCTTCTTGGACCATCCTCTTTCCCTAGGAAATCCTTTATCTTCGAAACCTTGGAGATGAATTGGACACTGAATGGTCATTAGCTCCAGTACCAACTTTAGGGCTTAATCGTACAGCTCCCGAATGAGATAATTTGGCTAACCAAACCAGGCCCtcaatgtatttttcttttttatttttttttgataggggGCATCAATGTTTTTGCCGTTAATGAATAGTATCCATTTTAGGTAAAATAAACGGAGAACCTATTAGAAAGAACTAGATTCATTCCATATATTTTTGCCTCTTCGTTATACAATTTTAAACAATAACTATCTTTTAGGTTAGACCCAAATCTATCTTTTAGGTTAGAAGTGGGAATCCGAGCACTGACCATGGCTCGCAATTTCTGAAGTTTGAAGCTCCAGTGGAAGGGTGAGGGATAGAAGGAAAAATGGTTCTCATTTACTTCAAACTTGATGTGTAATTGCGTACtgtccaaaatattttttacaattcgAGGGGAGATATACACAATATGTATAAGTGTCTGATTGGACCCAAATTAAGCCCAAGTTATTGGTTCAACCTCTGCACCCAATCCGGTTCAAGTTCTCAAACCTTGGTCGCCATTCCAGGTTATATAATGAGCATCCACGAAATGCCTTCGAAGATGAACCAATTTCAAATATGGGGTGTTGAGATCACGAAAAGTTACAACTTCTAAACATGGAGCCAGACGCTTTAAGTAACAGAAGTTATGATCAGTAACAAAATCACCTCTAAGTTCAGAAGCATGCATGcgtgcatgcatacatacactGATTGCTAACTCTAGGGCTGTGAGTTCAAAAAGATGATGGATGTAAATGCACATAAGCGAAGCTAGATaacaaatatatacataaagGAGACAAAAATGTCATGTACATTATAGTAACACTGATTCTAAAGCATCTATTGGAATCCTGTGAAAATTATATTGCTATCCTATCCTTTTCCCAACCTTACCAGGGTTCTTTCTTTGCCCGAATATTAGAAGGTCCTTCCCCATTAGTATCAAAGTTTATCAATGAAAATAGACCATTTTGAGATACAGTCTCTGGTGCTTCATCAACAATCCAATCATCCATTGGGTCAATCTCTTCAGCCACAATGTCAAGCTTTGTGCCTGACTGAAACTGCTGCAGTTGCAAATTATAATGCACAAATGCCAGATCATTCAATCGTTTCTGCTCAATTGGATTCCTTCCAGTTGTGACTAGCTTCTCAGCCAAACTCCTTTTGAGGGCGTATCTTGAAGCACCATCACAGTTCTGGCTCAAAATACGAATGGCAAATCTCTGTAGCTCAGGATGTTGCCTTCCATAACGAGACCACCACAGGGCTGCAGTTGAATTTACAcacataaattctaaaatattttattttcacagGCTCAAATTAACCAACAGTTTTAAGGAGTAGGAGAAAATATAGAGCTCCCTTACCTGGAGGCATGTTGGTTCTTTGGTCAAGGGTACTCCCCTCTTCAAAACTACCTCTAGCATGTCTGTACTCCTCAAGTTGTCGGGATATCATATCTTGACTTCTTTGATCTTGTACCAAGCGGACAATTGAGCTCAAAAGGCCAAATGCAACCTCGGCATCACCAAAGAAATCACTTGAATAGAAGAGACTTGGGTTTAAATAATACCCTGCAGCATGGATGGGGCTATGGAGATGGGTGTCCCAAATCTCATCAATCACTTGCCAGAAAGGCATGTAATggggtttcttctttttaaattccTCTTTAATTGTCTCTTTTACTTGATCCATTGTTTCATATATGTACCCTACCTGTGGCTTATCAGCCTGATTGATCAAAAATAGAACACGCACCAGTGGTGTAGTTGCCTTTAAGGCATTCCCAACTCCATTCCAGAAAGATTGGTCTCCCACCAAATCAGCCACCCTCTTTCCCTCTGTTCTAGAAGCCCAGAATGATGTTTTCCACTCAGATGAGgcaaacatatcctttaaatgATGCTTTTCGGATACAATATTCTCTAGAGTCATAAAGGGCATTGCCAATCTCGTTTTGGAGGGCTTAATTAGGTCGCGGCCAAGAGTATGTTTCTTCAAAAGGCTCAAAACGGTTTCATGGCCATAAATAAACTTTATAATTGTCTTGGCTTCATTTAATATCCTTTTGATAGATTCAATCATCCCAATCTTCTCTAGCATAAGCTCAATACAATGGGATGCGCTCACAGTCCACACTACTCTCTTGCATCTATCCACGAATTGCTTGCCTACATCTCCCATCCAACCCTTTGTAGAACATGCCAGCACTTGAACGACATTGTCAACTCCAATCTCCTCAATAATTCCATCCAACAACGACTGTAATGTATCAACATCACTAATGAGGGATGTAACATCAGACGACCGAAGATAAACAGTGCCTTGAGGGCAATCCACCAAAAAATTAACCAGATGTCGACCCTTTTCATCAATCCATCCATCTAACAAAATACTGCACCCCGTGCTTGCCCATGAATGCCTAATATTCTTCACATACTTTTGCATCTCCTTCATCTCATCATGAAGCATCCACCCTTTTAGTTCCTGACAACTAGGGATATTATACTCCATCTGACCATGACCAAGTGTGGCATTTATCATTCTTTTAAAGCTAGGAGAATTGGCAGCACTGAGATCTACACCCGTTTCATAGAAGAATCTAGCAATGCATTTTTGGGCTTCActtgatgatgaatattttcttgATTCACAATTTATGGCTGCTTGGGAACCTATACTTCCATTGGGACAAGGAGCAGTGTCCAACAGAGTGTCTTCTGCAGAAGAGTCTGTATCAACATGCCTCGCAAAATAGGAACTGCCATTTAGGGAGATTTCATGCTTCTTATGTTCAACAGTGTTCAGGTTAGGACAACAATTCCTCTTCTGAGGAAGATTTAGGTGATAGGGCTCTCCAACTTCCTTGTAAAAGCCTTCTGTCTTTCTTTCAAGCAAACTGTCTCTAAACTGTTCCCTCACCTTTTGAGGAGCATTTTCACAAGGGATAA
This genomic interval from Carya illinoinensis cultivar Pawnee chromosome 2, C.illinoinensisPawnee_v1, whole genome shotgun sequence contains the following:
- the LOC122300851 gene encoding uncharacterized protein LOC122300851; its protein translation is MAATEGFIDVRDHGMSLDKKKGRVQCNYCGKVVSGFFRLKCHLGGIRGDVIPCENAPQKVREQFRDSLLERKTEGFYKEVGEPYHLNLPQKRNCCPNLNTVEHKKHEISLNGSSYFARHVDTDSSAEDTLLDTAPCPNGSIGSQAAINCESRKYSSSSEAQKCIARFFYETGVDLSAANSPSFKRMINATLGHGQMEYNIPSCQELKGWMLHDEMKEMQKYVKNIRHSWASTGCSILLDGWIDEKGRHLVNFLVDCPQGTVYLRSSDVTSLISDVDTLQSLLDGIIEEIGVDNVVQVLACSTKGWMGDVGKQFVDRCKRVVWTVSASHCIELMLEKIGMIESIKRILNEAKTIIKFIYGHETVLSLLKKHTLGRDLIKPSKTRLAMPFMTLENIVSEKHHLKDMFASSEWKTSFWASRTEGKRVADLVGDQSFWNGVGNALKATTPLVRVLFLINQADKPQVGYIYETMDQVKETIKEEFKKKKPHYMPFWQVIDEIWDTHLHSPIHAAGYYLNPSLFYSSDFFGDAEVAFGLLSSIVRLVQDQRSQDMISRQLEEYRHARGSFEEGSTLDQRTNMPPALWWSRYGRQHPELQRFAIRILSQNCDGASRYALKRSLAEKLVTTGRNPIEQKRLNDLAFVHYNLQLQQFQSGTKLDIVAEEIDPMDDWIVDEAPETVSQNGLFSLINFDTNGEGPSNIRAKKEPW